The Nostoc cf. commune SO-36 genomic sequence CTTTTTTAACTTGGCAACGCATTCTTGACTGGGCTCAAGAACACTACCGCTGCCGCACCTTTAGCAAAGATGAGCGCATTCCAGCCCGGCCTGGATTGCTGTATTTGGTGCAAAGGGGTGCGATCCGTATGGTAGGAACCGCCCAAGTTAGTGCGACAGCTAGTCAGCTAACATCTCGACGAATCAACAGAACCCCAGAAGAAGCGTTCTTGGGTTTTGTCGGAGCGGGACAGCCATTTGAAATTGTTGCTCAATCACCATTCACACTCCAGGCTTACGCCCATGTTGACCAAACTGCGGTGTTGTGGATGTACTGGCACGATTTAGACAATTGGCCTCACTTCCGTCGTGAAGTTATGGATGCTTTTAGGTATCAGCACCAGCGTAAGCTGCTGTGGCTGAGTGCCTTGGGGCAACGCCGCACAATTGACCGACTCTTAGGATTTCTCACATTGTTAATTGAGGAATATGGAGAACCAGCAATGAGCGACACTGATCCTGATGTGATTCGCGGCTATGCTCTGCCCTTCCCCCTCACCCATGCCCAAATTGGTAGCGCGATTGGTTCCACTCGTGTTACCGTTACCCGCTTGATGGGTAAGCTGCGTCAACGTGGCTTAATCCTGACTCAAGGCGATAATTTAATATGCTTGCCAGCAGAGTCGATTAATAGAGCTGGTTAAAGTACTGTTCAGAGCGGCGATTTCCGCCACTCTGTCTTAAATGCGATGGGCTATACCCCACCGGAGGCGATCGCAGGTGTCAGCGAATTTTGACAAACCCAGCTTGGCTAATCAGTTCCTGTCCCTGCTCAGTCAGCAGTAAGTCGGCGTAAGCGACACCTGCTTGCTGCTCAGTCTGACCATTCTGTTTGACCACCACAAACAGATTCCGGGTAATCGAGTATTTTCTTGATTGGAAAGCCTCAATGTTCAACTTGTTCCGTTTACCAGGACATTCAGACGGGAGGACAGAAGGTTCTTGGTATGGTGCAATGTATTGTCCTTGCGTCCGCCCCAACGGCAAGGCTTTGATTGAGCATTGAGGAATCACCTCTGGGGCAGAAGCGTAGTAGATGCTACCAGGACTACCAGCCAGTTTTTGCAAGGCTTGGGTGGTTGTGGAGATAAATTCCACATTGGAGCTGAAAGCTTGACCGCCCAAGATGTCTTGGACAAAAAGTTCGACTGTACCGCCATCAGCAATGCGGCGGGAATAGGGCTTAATCGGGATATTGGGGCCACCCACCTGGCTCCAATTATTGATTTTGCCTGTGTAAATTGACTTTAACTGTTCTACTGTTATTCCTGTGATATTCAGGTTGGGATTAACTGCGACTGCCAAACCATCAATTGCCACAGGAATTTGTTTTAAACTGAACCCGCGCTGCTGGGCACGGCTTAATTCTTGATCTAAAACTGGTCGGGAGGACTGGGCAAAGGCTAGTTGACCGTCTATCAATGACTGGATGCCAGTACCAGAGCCAGGAGATCATTGCTGGGCTCTACATAGGGCTTGCTGAAAAAGTCACAAAAAAGCAAGATTAGGATTAGTCAGTTATTCAAGCAAGCCCTAAGTATTGGTTAAGTTTTAATTTTTTATTGCTGACTAACGCACTGGTTCAAAGTCATAACCAGTGCGAGAGCGAGAACCAGGAACAATTTTTACAAGTTGGACTGGCGCATTACGATCGCCTGATGCTAAAAACCGAATTGTACCAGAAGCGCCACTGGCAAAAAACTCAGAGGAAGTTAATGCTTGTTGAACTCCAGACCGTGTGGGATTGCGTTTTAATGCTTCAATCAGAGCTACAGTGGCATCATAGCTGAGAGCGCTTCGCCAACTCACATCACCACCCCATAACTGCCGCGATTTCTGAGGAAAATCTGATTTAGGATCGCCCTCAATATGCCAGGGAACTGCCACTACCATCCCCACAGCTTGCTCTCTGCCAACCTCTAAAGTTTTAGCGGTGTAAACATCATCTCCCGCCAGCAGAGTTAACTTTTTCTGGTTAATCTGAATTACTTGCAGTGCTTTATCGAGAGTTGCAGTGTTAGCAGCTAACATCAACACTTCTGCACCTTGTTTAGTTGCTTGTTCTAAGCTTTTAGCCGCACTAAAATCGGCCTTGGATAAATCAAATTCGCTGGATACTTCCCCACCTTCTAGGGAAACAGATGAAACAAACTCTGACTTTAAAGACTGGCTATAGTTACTCTGAGAATTAAAGAAAACCACTGCATTTTTTTTCTGCAAAGTTTTCACCATGTAATTAGCTAAACTTCTCGCAGCCATAAAATCACTGGGAACGGTGCGAAAAACGTAGCGGCTAAAGTTAGAAATTTTGACAGATGTGCTGGTAGGCGAAATTGCTACAAGTTGTCCTGAAGTATAAATAGTACCTGCGGCTAAGGTGGAATCGCTAGTATTGGGGCCAACTACACCTAATACTTCTGAATTGTTAACTAGGTTAGAAGCGATTTGCTTGGCTATTTCTGGATTGTCGTCGTCATTAGCTATTCCTACCCTTAATGGCACTCCCTTGACTCCTCCAGAGGTATTAATTTCATTTTGGGCTTGGGCGATGCCACGTAAAATTTCTAAAGAAATATTGGGGTCAGTGCCGAACGGTACAGAAGCCACGATAGTGTAGCTCTTGGAAGAACCGATGCGGGTATTGTTAAGAAAAATTAAGGCTTCTGGATCGTTACGGTTGAGTTTTAAGGCAGCTGTCAAATTGGCGATCGCTTTATCATAACTTTTAGCTGCGATCGCCTGTACTCCTTCTTTTTTAACTGGAGAAATGTCACTCGGAGTAAAGGATTTTTCACCA encodes the following:
- a CDS encoding Crp/Fnr family transcriptional regulator; amino-acid sequence: MQSPSSFSEASRPFLTWQRILDWAQEHYRCRTFSKDERIPARPGLLYLVQRGAIRMVGTAQVSATASQLTSRRINRTPEEAFLGFVGAGQPFEIVAQSPFTLQAYAHVDQTAVLWMYWHDLDNWPHFRREVMDAFRYQHQRKLLWLSALGQRRTIDRLLGFLTLLIEEYGEPAMSDTDPDVIRGYALPFPLTHAQIGSAIGSTRVTVTRLMGKLRQRGLILTQGDNLICLPAESINRAG
- a CDS encoding ABC transporter substrate-binding protein — protein: MSQKNETTILALALLLTVGIVGGGFWWFTKNGVKLGNTSISNQEAGGNSSLQDRISFGEKSFTPSDISPVKKEGVQAIAAKSYDKAIANLTAALKLNRNDPEALIFLNNTRIGSSKSYTIVASVPFGTDPNISLEILRGIAQAQNEINTSGGVKGVPLRVGIANDDDNPEIAKQIASNLVNNSEVLGVVGPNTSDSTLAAGTIYTSGQLVAISPTSTSVKISNFSRYVFRTVPSDFMAARSLANYMVKTLQKKNAVVFFNSQSNYSQSLKSEFVSSVSLEGGEVSSEFDLSKADFSAAKSLEQATKQGAEVLMLAANTATLDKALQVIQINQKKLTLLAGDDVYTAKTLEVGREQAVGMVVAVPWHIEGDPKSDFPQKSRQLWGGDVSWRSALSYDATVALIEALKRNPTRSGVQQALTSSEFFASGASGTIRFLASGDRNAPVQLVKIVPGSRSRTGYDFEPVR